One window of Vitis riparia cultivar Riparia Gloire de Montpellier isolate 1030 chromosome 5, EGFV_Vit.rip_1.0, whole genome shotgun sequence genomic DNA carries:
- the LOC117914132 gene encoding probable magnesium transporter NIPA2 isoform X2 produces the protein MGNSSDNVRGLILALSSSIFIGSSFIVKKKGLRKAGATGVRAGVGGYSYLYEPLWWAGMITMIFGEIANFAAYAFAPAILVTPLGALSIIFSAVLAHFILEEKLHIFGILGCVLCVVGSTSIVLHAPQEKDIESVKEVWNLATEPGFIVYTSIVLVLVLILIFRFVPRYGSTHMIVYVGICSLMGSLTVMGVKALAIALKLTFLGTNQFIYFQTWFFTVVVILCCLLQVNYLNKALDTFNTAVISPVYYVMFTTLTILASMIMFKVIQLIHFYCSLERTGTHKMDHK, from the exons ATGGGGAATTCATCTGACAATGTTCGTGGGCTTATTTTGGCCCTCTCTTCAAGCATTTTTATTGGTTCTAGCTTTATTGTTAAGAAGAAGGGTCTCAGAAAAGCAGGGGCTACTGGAGTCAGAGCAG GTGTTGGCGGGTACTCATACTTGTATGAGCCTTTGTGGTGGGCTGGGATGATAACTA TGATTTTTGGGGAGATAGCTAATTTTGCTGCTTATGCATTTGCTCCTGCAATTCTTGTAACCCCTTTGGGAGCTCTAAGCATTATTTTCAG TGCCGTGTTGGCTCATTTCATTTTGGAGGAAAAACTGCATATCTTTGGCATACTTGGATGTGTCCTATGTGTGGTGGGCTCTACTAGCATCGTTTTACATGCTCCACAGGAAAAAGATATCGAATCTGTTAAGGAAGTATGGAACCTTGCAACAGAGCCAG GTTTTATAGTCTACACTTCCATAGTTCTGGTTTTGGTTCTCATCCTTATTTTCCGATTTGTGCCACGTTATGGGAGCACCCATATGATCGTATATGTTGGAATTTGTTCACTCATGGGCTCTCTTACG GTTATGGGTGTGAAAGCATTGGCAATTGCTTTGAAACTGACGTTTTTGGGTACAAATCAATTTATCTACTTTCAAACATGGTTTTTCACCGTGGTTGTGATCCTTTGTTGTCTTCTTCAGGTGAACTATTTGAACAAG GCACTGGACACCTTTAATACAGCTGTTATATCTCCGGTGTACTATGTCATGTTTACTACCCTCACCATTCTTGCCAGCATGATCATGTTTAAGGTGATTCAACTAATACATTTCTACTGTTCTTTGGAAAG GACTGGGACGCACAAAATGGATCACAAATAG
- the LOC117914132 gene encoding probable magnesium transporter NIPA2 isoform X3: MGNSSDNVRGLILALSSSIFIGSSFIVKKKGLRKAGATGVRAGVGGYSYLYEPLWWAGMITMIFGEIANFAAYAFAPAILVTPLGALSIIFSAVLAHFILEEKLHIFGILGCVLCVVGSTSIVLHAPQEKDIESVKEVWNLATEPGFIVYTSIVLVLVLILIFRFVPRYGSTHMIVYVGICSLMGSLTVMGVKALAIALKLTFLGTNQFIYFQTWFFTVVVILCCLLQVNYLNKDWDAQNGSQIVTELCGFVTILSGTFLLHKTKDMGNEESKHSSTSLASQAKN, encoded by the exons ATGGGGAATTCATCTGACAATGTTCGTGGGCTTATTTTGGCCCTCTCTTCAAGCATTTTTATTGGTTCTAGCTTTATTGTTAAGAAGAAGGGTCTCAGAAAAGCAGGGGCTACTGGAGTCAGAGCAG GTGTTGGCGGGTACTCATACTTGTATGAGCCTTTGTGGTGGGCTGGGATGATAACTA TGATTTTTGGGGAGATAGCTAATTTTGCTGCTTATGCATTTGCTCCTGCAATTCTTGTAACCCCTTTGGGAGCTCTAAGCATTATTTTCAG TGCCGTGTTGGCTCATTTCATTTTGGAGGAAAAACTGCATATCTTTGGCATACTTGGATGTGTCCTATGTGTGGTGGGCTCTACTAGCATCGTTTTACATGCTCCACAGGAAAAAGATATCGAATCTGTTAAGGAAGTATGGAACCTTGCAACAGAGCCAG GTTTTATAGTCTACACTTCCATAGTTCTGGTTTTGGTTCTCATCCTTATTTTCCGATTTGTGCCACGTTATGGGAGCACCCATATGATCGTATATGTTGGAATTTGTTCACTCATGGGCTCTCTTACG GTTATGGGTGTGAAAGCATTGGCAATTGCTTTGAAACTGACGTTTTTGGGTACAAATCAATTTATCTACTTTCAAACATGGTTTTTCACCGTGGTTGTGATCCTTTGTTGTCTTCTTCAGGTGAACTATTTGAACAAG GACTGGGACGCACAAAATGGATCACAAATAGTCACCGAACTCTGTGGTTTTGTGACTATTCTCTCTGGAACCTTTCTCCTTCACAAAACCAAGGATATGGGAAATGAAGAAAGCAAACATTCAAGCACTTCCCTTGCTTCTCAAGCAAAGAATTAA
- the LOC117914132 gene encoding probable magnesium transporter NIPA2 isoform X1, translated as MGNSSDNVRGLILALSSSIFIGSSFIVKKKGLRKAGATGVRAGVGGYSYLYEPLWWAGMITMIFGEIANFAAYAFAPAILVTPLGALSIIFSAVLAHFILEEKLHIFGILGCVLCVVGSTSIVLHAPQEKDIESVKEVWNLATEPGFIVYTSIVLVLVLILIFRFVPRYGSTHMIVYVGICSLMGSLTVMGVKALAIALKLTFLGTNQFIYFQTWFFTVVVILCCLLQVNYLNKALDTFNTAVISPVYYVMFTTLTILASMIMFKDWDAQNGSQIVTELCGFVTILSGTFLLHKTKDMGNEESKHSSTSLASQAKN; from the exons ATGGGGAATTCATCTGACAATGTTCGTGGGCTTATTTTGGCCCTCTCTTCAAGCATTTTTATTGGTTCTAGCTTTATTGTTAAGAAGAAGGGTCTCAGAAAAGCAGGGGCTACTGGAGTCAGAGCAG GTGTTGGCGGGTACTCATACTTGTATGAGCCTTTGTGGTGGGCTGGGATGATAACTA TGATTTTTGGGGAGATAGCTAATTTTGCTGCTTATGCATTTGCTCCTGCAATTCTTGTAACCCCTTTGGGAGCTCTAAGCATTATTTTCAG TGCCGTGTTGGCTCATTTCATTTTGGAGGAAAAACTGCATATCTTTGGCATACTTGGATGTGTCCTATGTGTGGTGGGCTCTACTAGCATCGTTTTACATGCTCCACAGGAAAAAGATATCGAATCTGTTAAGGAAGTATGGAACCTTGCAACAGAGCCAG GTTTTATAGTCTACACTTCCATAGTTCTGGTTTTGGTTCTCATCCTTATTTTCCGATTTGTGCCACGTTATGGGAGCACCCATATGATCGTATATGTTGGAATTTGTTCACTCATGGGCTCTCTTACG GTTATGGGTGTGAAAGCATTGGCAATTGCTTTGAAACTGACGTTTTTGGGTACAAATCAATTTATCTACTTTCAAACATGGTTTTTCACCGTGGTTGTGATCCTTTGTTGTCTTCTTCAGGTGAACTATTTGAACAAG GCACTGGACACCTTTAATACAGCTGTTATATCTCCGGTGTACTATGTCATGTTTACTACCCTCACCATTCTTGCCAGCATGATCATGTTTAAG GACTGGGACGCACAAAATGGATCACAAATAGTCACCGAACTCTGTGGTTTTGTGACTATTCTCTCTGGAACCTTTCTCCTTCACAAAACCAAGGATATGGGAAATGAAGAAAGCAAACATTCAAGCACTTCCCTTGCTTCTCAAGCAAAGAATTAA
- the LOC117914132 gene encoding probable magnesium transporter NIPA2 isoform X4, with the protein MITMIFGEIANFAAYAFAPAILVTPLGALSIIFSAVLAHFILEEKLHIFGILGCVLCVVGSTSIVLHAPQEKDIESVKEVWNLATEPGFIVYTSIVLVLVLILIFRFVPRYGSTHMIVYVGICSLMGSLTVMGVKALAIALKLTFLGTNQFIYFQTWFFTVVVILCCLLQVNYLNKALDTFNTAVISPVYYVMFTTLTILASMIMFKDWDAQNGSQIVTELCGFVTILSGTFLLHKTKDMGNEESKHSSTSLASQAKN; encoded by the exons ATGATAACTA TGATTTTTGGGGAGATAGCTAATTTTGCTGCTTATGCATTTGCTCCTGCAATTCTTGTAACCCCTTTGGGAGCTCTAAGCATTATTTTCAG TGCCGTGTTGGCTCATTTCATTTTGGAGGAAAAACTGCATATCTTTGGCATACTTGGATGTGTCCTATGTGTGGTGGGCTCTACTAGCATCGTTTTACATGCTCCACAGGAAAAAGATATCGAATCTGTTAAGGAAGTATGGAACCTTGCAACAGAGCCAG GTTTTATAGTCTACACTTCCATAGTTCTGGTTTTGGTTCTCATCCTTATTTTCCGATTTGTGCCACGTTATGGGAGCACCCATATGATCGTATATGTTGGAATTTGTTCACTCATGGGCTCTCTTACG GTTATGGGTGTGAAAGCATTGGCAATTGCTTTGAAACTGACGTTTTTGGGTACAAATCAATTTATCTACTTTCAAACATGGTTTTTCACCGTGGTTGTGATCCTTTGTTGTCTTCTTCAGGTGAACTATTTGAACAAG GCACTGGACACCTTTAATACAGCTGTTATATCTCCGGTGTACTATGTCATGTTTACTACCCTCACCATTCTTGCCAGCATGATCATGTTTAAG GACTGGGACGCACAAAATGGATCACAAATAGTCACCGAACTCTGTGGTTTTGTGACTATTCTCTCTGGAACCTTTCTCCTTCACAAAACCAAGGATATGGGAAATGAAGAAAGCAAACATTCAAGCACTTCCCTTGCTTCTCAAGCAAAGAATTAA
- the LOC117914132 gene encoding probable magnesium transporter NIPA2 isoform X5: MGNSSDNVRGLILALSSSIFIGSSFIVKKKGLRKAGATGVRAGVGGYSYLYEPLWWAGMITMIFGEIANFAAYAFAPAILVTPLGALSIIFSAVLAHFILEEKLHIFGILGCVLCVVGSTSIVLHAPQEKDIESVKEVWNLATEPGFIVYTSIVLVLVLILIFRFVPRYGSTHMIVYVGICSLMGSLTVMGVKALAIALKLTFLGTNQFIYFQTWFFTVVVILCCLLQVNYLNKNLDLDDGSSV, translated from the exons ATGGGGAATTCATCTGACAATGTTCGTGGGCTTATTTTGGCCCTCTCTTCAAGCATTTTTATTGGTTCTAGCTTTATTGTTAAGAAGAAGGGTCTCAGAAAAGCAGGGGCTACTGGAGTCAGAGCAG GTGTTGGCGGGTACTCATACTTGTATGAGCCTTTGTGGTGGGCTGGGATGATAACTA TGATTTTTGGGGAGATAGCTAATTTTGCTGCTTATGCATTTGCTCCTGCAATTCTTGTAACCCCTTTGGGAGCTCTAAGCATTATTTTCAG TGCCGTGTTGGCTCATTTCATTTTGGAGGAAAAACTGCATATCTTTGGCATACTTGGATGTGTCCTATGTGTGGTGGGCTCTACTAGCATCGTTTTACATGCTCCACAGGAAAAAGATATCGAATCTGTTAAGGAAGTATGGAACCTTGCAACAGAGCCAG GTTTTATAGTCTACACTTCCATAGTTCTGGTTTTGGTTCTCATCCTTATTTTCCGATTTGTGCCACGTTATGGGAGCACCCATATGATCGTATATGTTGGAATTTGTTCACTCATGGGCTCTCTTACG GTTATGGGTGTGAAAGCATTGGCAATTGCTTTGAAACTGACGTTTTTGGGTACAAATCAATTTATCTACTTTCAAACATGGTTTTTCACCGTGGTTGTGATCCTTTGTTGTCTTCTTCAGGTGAACTATTTGAACAAG AATCTGGATCTTGATGATGGCTCGTCTGTGTAG